In Malus sylvestris chromosome 2, drMalSylv7.2, whole genome shotgun sequence, the genomic stretch GTCTAGCAGCACTGACGACTTGGAGACTCCTTGAACTCTACTGTGAGTGAACCCCAAAGGGGGGAGACCAAAAACTAACTCAATCCAAAATTTCATCTACCCTGAATAATCCCAAAAACTCAATCTATTTAACTCCATCCAGATGATCTGGAAAACTGCCATGGCCCTTCTACGTGTAAGAGTTTTTACAATATTGTCTAtttttccaagactttaagCTGCATAAGAACCTCGTAACATCCATATGGGGTCACCTAACTTGAATGAGTTTCCTTCAACAATTTCTACCAGATATCGTAAACGGACATTTAAGAAAAAGATGACTGACAGTTCCATCCCCAGCCTTTAAAGAATACACAATTGAGGGCAAAGATGCTTATACAGCCTTCTTTGAATCTGATTACAAGTGTTAACTTTCCCTTTAGCCATAAAAAATGCAAGTACTTGAATCTTAATAGGAATCTTTGCCTTCCAAATTGGATAAAAAGGAAGTGGACCCACTCTCTCCCCCTGTTATCCCCCATTGATGGTAAATGTCTCTTGAACATCTATTCCAGCCCCTAACACCCCCCTTGAAGGAAATAGATCAGACCTCGAGCTTTGCTGACATGAAGGCAAACTTTTCCGACTAGTCGTTGAGATTCCTTATTCAAGTCTTAACTGTAAGGAAACACAGATGCATCTTAAAATCTTGAAGCTTCTTGATGCCCTTGCTGGAGAGTGATAAAATCTGGAAACATAACTTCCAATGTATCAACATCCAGCTACTTATGAGTTATCAAAATTTACTGTTTCGTGGTTTCTGACTAACATGGTATCATCTGCATGTGGTTGTATTATCacactcatccattaccaatttACTGAACAAAGAAAGGAGACAGAAAAGGTATTGCATTGCAGACATTACAAGCCGATGTAATTTGAGAAGACTTTTAACTGCTATTTGCATATTAGCATGCATGTATGTTCATTTTTCTCTTGCTGAGTTTGTTGGTTGATACtgatgattttttgtttggatTCTGCCTGAGCAGTCAGGTTTTGAGGGGTTTATTAGGGACAAATACACAGCTCTTCCTGACACACGAGAGAGGATACTGGCTACAGAAATCACTGCATCATGGAAGTATGCATGTTTTCATTTGGTGACGTGATATAATGCTTGTTGAGTGGTTTTCTAATACTTTGGTTTTCCTCAAGGTTTCTTCTGTATTATAGTCTTCAGTGGGTGGGTACATTGAGTCCAAAGTTAATTTCCAGAAGTGTTTGGAGAATACAAATCTACGTTACTGAGATAAATTGCATGCAGGTACCAATATGAATCTATTTTTAGCATCCCTCAAAAGCCGCTGTACTTCACTGAAAGATACCTGAATGTGAAAAAAGCTCTCGCTGACACTTTCTATGGTCCTCCAAAGGAAGGAGTGTATAGCCCGTCCGTCCAAAGCACTCTGTTTCACATGGCAAAGACTGTTCTCAAGGGGTATTTCTCTGTCAGCGCACAAACATGCATATGCTTACCTGTATGACATCTACctgtttttctattttgcaTTTTGTCAAATAAAATACTTTTTCATGTTCATGGTTACAGGTTTCCTGACATAGCAGCAGTACAACTGAAAATGCCAAATATCCATTTCTTACCTGTTAATCTATCTAACACTGATAATACTATTGTGAAGGTAAGACTCGTACATTATACAAGTTTTTGCATACAAAATCTATATACTTATTTACCAACAGATTGAATTTCTGTACCGTTTATTTTGATTTGGTTTCATAATTTGTGTGATATGAAAGAAAGGTAGTTGGATGAGTATCTGGCCTTCTAGTTTGTACTTTCTTAAAAAGATGAAGGATCTGAGAGGGTTTCTAAAACTAAAACTAATACTAATCTTCAGTGGTTCTCATCCGTATATATATCTAGTATTTGAAGAGAATAAATTGATTTCTAGCCAGTCTGGCTTATTACTCAGCAACTttcccaaaccaatattttccAGCTATTCTGCTTAGTGCCATGTTGCTTTTTAGCTCACATCCCATGTTTCCTCGCAAAGTAGTTCTCCACTGTGGCGTGCAGTATAGTTTGCCTTCCTGGTTTCCTCAGCCCTCACCCTTCATAGCCTGTTTAAAGTCTAGTATACTGGTGGTCTCCGCTTTGTCCATTAGTTCTGTGACACTGTTTGAAAACTGCTGTTTCTTTCGCCATACTGGGATCGGTATTTCCTGTGCTTTACAGGTCCAATTCACATTTAGATCACGTAGGAAATAGGTTATTCATACAATGGCTAATATTCTTATGTCAAAGTTGTAATTTAAAATTGCAAATATTCTGTTAGGCATAGACTTTGTAGGAAACTAAATGTCTAGACTTCATCATTCGAATAATTTGCAAGTTGATAAAACCCAGTCAGTTATTGTATACAATATACATGTGTTTTAGAGGTcatgacaacaacaacaaccaccaAGGCTTATCCCGTTAAATGGTGTTGGTTGTataaatcctagaacgtcattgctcTTGGTTTTGCACCAAGTCTTCCGTTAGCTCCAAGTACTCCATATCTTTTCTTATAGCCTCTTTCAAAGTCTACCTAAGTCTTCCTCTACCTCTTTTGCCATGAACCACCATCTCATAGTTGCATCTTCTAACTAGAACCATCTTAACCGGAGCAACTGTAGGTCATGACAGTGACGCATCTTTGAAATAAGGCATCTTTGAAAACATAGAGATGCCAATGGAAGATTTTCAATTGCATGTGAATTTTTATGGTGAGGTCAATCTgttattttattctttcttttcttgggGTATTAGCTAATGCTGTGTTATCCTTTGACTTTGAActtttccttatccttttcCGCTGTTTGCAGTTTGAGGACGATGTTTATCTCCCAACAGATGAACCACACGGATCAATCGAAGCTACTCTAAGCCGTTTCTGGTCAAAGATGTAGTGCTGCTCGCCATTTTTATGAATTtgtaattgataaaaaaaataggcCGCATGCAGCTGCTTCATGTTAATTTATACTTTACTATGTATTATCATGATTTCCAAACTTTCATACGTTAAGTATTTTTTTATCCCAGTGCCATTACTGAAAATGAGGATTTTGAGAGACTTTCATACTAGGCTTTCCGTCATAATTTCTATTAACACGTAATGTGGCGTCCACGTGGATAATGACTGATAAGGATTATCCTATAATGTATTTTAACAATCTAACCGTTTATCTTTTAGGCTAAAATAGCAAAATCTGAAGCTATATAACCGGTGGATTAAACCGTAGTCGTTTTAGCATTTCTTTGTAAAACAATATTAGTTCATTTTCTTCACAgcaaataaatattttaatggTTTTAAGTTAAGTATATTAATTGAATATAGACGGTTTGGATCCCTTAAATAAGTTAACAAGAATTGTAATATGAAAGGGAAAGGCAACCAGTAGAACATAAACGAAATaagggaaataaagaaacaagaaGGTAGCTTTAGCTAGGAACGTGGGTGGGTTTGGTTTTGTTAATTTATTCATGTGTATGTCATATGATATGTGGCTTCAATTTATTATTGCCCAATTCACACACTTGCCTTTTCTTAATCTCCTTTAATTTGGTCTATAAATACACAGTGCTAATTTGCTACCATTAATCCTCTCCTCCCTTCCAATTAACATATCTCTCTGACCCCAACTTTAATTGACCCCAACTTTAATTAGGTTATGGAGTCCAAAGAAGCAACTTTCTCTTGTCATTCTCCTTCCCTCTCCCCAACCCCAACCACCAGGTAAAAGATAATATAATTTTCCTCTTCTCTTGCATTATAAAACAGTACGtagttgatttatttatttattttcaatttacgTCACACTATGTATATCTGAGCTTAATCAAGTTGGTTAGAGCAGTATACTTCCTTTCTCTTCATGCAGtaatttagataaatttatTACTCGGTTTCATTACCTTCGTTTTGGCCCCTAACCTAAACCATTCAGGTTAGGTTTAAGTTACGTCTTATTAGttcaccttttcttttcttctcttcctttATGCATTTAGGTTTGGTCCCTAACCATCAGGTCCATCACTGTATATTTGAGCTTTAAATTTTGGTATATGCATGCATGGGGTCTGTTGAAAACTGAAATAGAAAGGAACGAACTTATCCGGAACATGAAGAAGTCTTGAGTGGTGAATGATTATTGGGATGAGTTGCAAATTAAGTCGCTCTTTTTAAGATGTTTCGCGGCTTTGCCCAAAGTGTGCAAGCATTTCACAAATATCACGTCGTTTCCAGGATAAAATAGCCCAAAACCTTCTTTTTCTGATAAGTTCTTTCTTGCACAATAAAAGAACTTTCAAACTCACACCCTTTCTATATGTTGCTTTAGAACTcaattttaagaaaaatatatacgcTAATGTTTCTCTATATTTTCTTCGATACAGGAACCTAGATATATATGCAAAAAGATAAAGTATACGTTGCAAGTTTGACAAAATCAAGGACTTGAAAATCTTAAAGAATCAAAACAGACGAAATCAAAAAAGTAAATAttcaaaacgaaacaaaagaatgaatggGACATGATCATCTTCTCTATCCAGAGAAGAAATTCCATCCAATTATTTAATGTGAGAAGCTTTCTCACGTTTCAAAGTTAGTGAAGGAGATTACTCCTTATCAAAAGATAAGgttaaaaatcaatttaggttatATACATTTAATGGTTGTaataaaccaaaatataaaaactacaaccgacaaaaacatagtaattaaaatatttaaataaaaacatatttacTCCAAAAGGGTCATTCAATATCATTGGTGCTGTTTAATTTTTAATCGCTTTGTTAAATTTTGATGGCGGTGGATCGACATCGGAGAAGATGGTGGTCGGAGGATACGGTGGCGATAGTGACCGGAGCAAACAAGGGAATAGGGTTTGCAGTTGTGAAGAGGTTGGCGGAGTTGGGAGTGACGGTGATATTAACAGCCAGAGACAAGGAAAGGGGTTGCAAGGCTGTTGCGGCACTCAGAGCTCAAGGTCTTCATAATGTAACCTTCTCTTGCCTTGATGTCTCCGATCCTTCTTCTATCAAATCTTTCACTTCATGGTTCAAAAAAAGCTATGCAGTACTGGATATTCTTGTAAGCTTTCTCTATTTCCATTTAACAATATAGATGTAAGTTATTGTTTGTAGCgtaatgaaattattcttatatATTGTTATTCATTTTTTGGCTCCTTACCTTCACGTTAAATAGCGTTACAACATGAAATTATCTTTACTTTCACGTTAAATGGTgttacaaaatgaaattaatatccCACGCCTAAATTATAAAATTCATGGGAAGGTTACACTATAATTGCCAAAATTTAATTACAGTTCAAAGTTATATAATAACGTTGTTATTACTATAACAAAGGCGATTTCTACATTATAAAGTCATGATGCATTGTCATCATAGTATGTTAAGCGTGAACGTGATTACATTACATATTCCAAAATGTGATCCGTTCGATATAATCGATCTGTGGGTGTATATCTTCGATATTTATCTGTTAGGTGAATTTGATGAGGGACAGAAAAGTTCGGTGGAGACATATTCACGTTTATAGAGAACAATCATGTCAAAGTCGAGCAAATCTTCATGACTATCTAATTAGTCGATCAATCAAGCAATTTCGAACAGTACAATTTTTAAAACTAGTCAATCAATCAGACCAATAATATCTGGAAATTTCAAACTGTAATTAGGAACTTTTAGtggatattaattttttatttttaatacggATATTACTATGCTAAGCTACGCTTGAAAAAGGGTGACGGCTTTGAATTCAAAACATGGTGTTTTACATTTTAGTTAGGGTTATATTGTACGTTGATAACTTGGTACATATGTATAATTCTACGTACTTTTTATATCGATTATAAATTTGGATAAATGAAGGTGAACAATGCAGCTGTGTCTTTTAATGATATCAATGAAAACTCGGTGGAACATGCCGAGACAGTGATGAAAACCAACTTCTACGGACCTAAGTTACTAACTGATGCCCTCTTGCCCATGTTCCATCATAGCACCTCCTCCGTTGGTCGGATACTTAACGTTAGCTCCAGACTTGGCTCACTAAATGTAAGCGATCCAAAAATTAAACCTGCTCAATATATTAAGCTCATGAAACAACGCATGCATGCATTAAACCTCGATCATCAATCTCTCAAAGTATTTTTGCAGAAGCTAAGAAACCCTAGCACAAAACGAGTTCTAGAAAGTGAAACACTGTCGGAAAATGATATCGAGGGGGTGGTTAGTTTGTTTCTTGAAGACGTCAAGAGCGGCAGATGGAAGAGCCAAGGGTGGCCTGAAGTATGGACCGACTATGCTGTGTCAAAGCTTGCACTCAATTCATACACAAGAGTTTTGGCCAAGCGATATGAGGGGAGGGGTCTGAGTGTGAATAGCTTCTGTCCCGGCTTCACGCAGACATCTATGACTCGTTGTAAGGGTGACCACACAGCTGATGATGCCGCTAGTGCTGGTTCAAGGCTGGCATTGCTTCCTCCTGAGGAGATTCCAACggggaaattttttttgtggGTTAGTACTAGTAGTCGTAATGTCATACCCTCTAAATTGTAGCTACTCTCTATGAGACATTACTTATTGAGGCATTTAGATTTAGATGCCATATCTATTTTATCATAttagtgttggaaaatattagtattttagatTTTGAATTCCTTGTGAGTTTAAGATTTGGTTTCAGCCCGTTCGAGTTAGGATTTCGTTTACTTGTCTATTAGGGATTAGGtcataataaataaatgttatttGTTATTTAGTTGATACAAGTCACTCACAATACAGTCCCTTTAGATTATATAGCCGTTTGGGCTAATTTGTAATGTTTTCTTTCGTTTCTGTTAATAAAGTAATATTCATAGTTTGTAACTTATTTATTCCTTTGCGTGTTCTCTGATTTTTAACTTTTAGCTTTTGGACTTTTCATCAACTaacaaaaatgttagtcaaataCACATGTTCATCCCAAAAGCTAGAAAGTGAAAGACTATTCGAAAAGGATATCGAGCATTGTCGTCGATACACTGTAGTTTTGCTATTTCGATGGTTTATCGACAATATGCACTGTGTTTTCATGGCCATGAAGCTTTAGAATGTTGACGCAGTGGGAAGGGGTCGAGCAATGGGTGTTCTTATTCGGAATTAAGCTGAAGAACTTTGTGGGGCAGTGGCGTTGCAAGCCCCTGCAGTCATCTCGAGCGGTTCTTGCAACTCTACTCCATACCATCAAGACTGGGCTGGAATTCGTGGTGGACGCCATCTGTTTGGTGTTGGAGGTGGAAACAAACTCGCTGCGTGTGGAAGCTGGTATGCATTAGAAAGCTTATATGTCGAGGCAATAAAGAGCATCATGAGAGGACGTGTGGTTATTGTGCAATACATCCCAAAGGAGGCTAACAAACATGGCTCATCGTCTCGCCCGTCATAGTCTTTGGGTCCGGGGTTTGTCATTTTTGGGTTGATGAGGACCCTATGTGGCTTATGAATTGTATCAACAATTGAGGGCTCGATTGGAAGTTCATTTAAAATGATTGGTGTTTTGATGAAAGTGTTTTTTATACCAATATTTAGTAAAAGGGCAAATGAATCTTGGAAAGCTCTTGAACTGCTTCCAGTAAGAGCACATAACTAGTGCTTCTTCCAAAACGCACTTCAAAAATgtacttcaagtgtttttggaTCCCGAACACActttcaccaaaaactcattcaattattttaaaagtactacCAGATGAGTCATGAGTAGCATTGTAATTTTTGACATGTGGGggctctcttttttttcttgcgGGGCTTTTTCCCACGTGATTTTACTcgagagaagttttttttttttttcatgcatgCTCGTTCTCTATATGTTTTGGTTGATTTAATGAAATTCTCTCGTAACCTTAGGAAGCAATAATGTTAAGTCATATCACATTTTTATATGACATTATATAGAAAATAATGTGTAATCAGAGTCGAAAGCTTAGAAAGCTTGAACTATAAAACAaatcttctttttttcattttattcaaAGCTTAAAGGGTTGATGAACCAAAAACTTACTACGGTCTATTAGTACTCTTCATCACTTGGAAGTGAAATGTCTTAGATTCAAAtttcgtggatggcgaattcgataccaaattaggctgcctattgtgtggcttagccgaattCCCCTTCTCttcagtgtaaaaatatcgaagtactaaaaaaagaaaaaaaaatatagagtgAGAGAAGACGAGTATCACCCTTGAAGCAAATAAGAGAAAGTGGTCATCCAAAGTTATGGCCTTCATTCTCTTTCCCTTCAAACTAAAAAGCCCTTTAAAATTGTTGAAGCTGTATATAGGGCTCACAAGTCACACCTTCATCCTTCAATTTGGTGTCTCATTGGGCCCTTTTaatttgtcatacaacttaaattaAAGTGTCCAATGGGCTATATAGACCAATGAGCCATGAAACCTTAAACTATCCTTAGGCccatttagattttttttcgcttgattaattaatcttaaccctaatctctactaattaataaagcaTTTATTGTCAACTAAAACCCTATAAAATTACTAGTTttaccctctaattaaaacagaacatgaataagaaatatggggtagaaatgtaatttcacacagccaaattttgttgttttttttcaaagcctcacctacgtgtaatcctaacatatctctaattaaaaaaataataataaaaataaaaaaattcccacccccacattctctatcactctctacctctcttcctctcttcctctcttcctctctccttctatttcaaaaataaaaataaaaaaatttctcacacactttgtgtatgcccatatgctagtaagtaataaattaaaccatttaagTTAACTTAGTCCTCTTCgttgaaaattttcaatatctattttaaattttaattgatgTGAGATTAGGTTCATTAATTGACAGTGAACAATCTTTGTTGAAATTCTTCAATatctattttaaattttaattgatgTGAGATTAGGTTCATTAATTGACAGTGaacaaatttcaatgtttacttTAATGATGATTAATATTGTTCACCCTCAAATCAGGAAGATCTACTGAGAAACAAAtttgtttatttcatttttttcattttttttacaaacaaatttgaatatTCAATAAGTATTACTAAATTGTTTCATGTCTTGTTTATTTAAATATGTTTGCAAAAATCTTATTTGTCCACTTGCTGAGTTATCTCATAGTTTTTGTTCATTTTGCGCCCTCAGGTTGTAACTAGTAGAGGTTGGCTTATAATCGTTTTTATTGATGGATCAGAGACATCAAATTGTATGTATGTAACTAAATGGTTGATTGAGACTTGGTTGAGCTTGGATGTGTTTGCTAGCAAGTGATAAATTTGAGTAATGTATTACTTTCATGAAAGGTTATGCcaaattttttaacaaaatcaACCCTAATCGGGTATTTCCAAATGGGATgcgctatccacacaccttttttacttttcacacatccattgttaatttatgtccgttgatcttcttcaattcatccgattcgacgaccgaaaactaaaaatgtgtgagagaagtaaaaagaggtgtatAAATATCACACCCCCTTCCAAACAAGGGGTATTGCATAATTTAAGCTAGTGGGCCTGACGCTTTATGGTGTTAAGACATCTcacggatttggatcccattcgGATCCAAATTGTGAGGATTTTAGGAATCTTTATATCCTagccgtttatcgtatattgtgcggtcagaaatcattttgaattgttttatttaaaattaaacaaaaatactaTCTAATAAAAactaaccgcacgatgtacgatgaacgactaAAATATGAGAATCTTGAGACGATCCTCATCCACATCTCACTACCTTCAAATCAAGTAAGTAAGACCTTGAGGTTCTGAACTCAAAGTTGTGTGGTCTCTTTGTATTCTCAATTATTGACTGACGCGTATTTTCTTAACTTTATTGTCATGAACTTAATATGTGTCAAATAATAACTAAAATAAGAGATAAGACACATCCATTTTAGGTGCACAAGATTTGAAGTTAGACTCTAATAAATAACGTattcaatatcaaattattGTTGAATTATTGTGCGgtccaacccaaaaccaaatCGGTAGGTAGAAATGAAAATTCTTATTGGATAGAGAATATAGAAAGAAGGGAGGAGACTTGAGAAAAACAGTGTCCGAAGAAAGACTGGAATTTTGACCcgaaaaaaaagattaaaaaataataaaaaaagacagAGAGGAAAATGTCTAACTGCCAGTGGGGTCCATAATTACCATCTCGCCAACTTTAAACCAttaaatacaaattaaaaaaaatatttaaattcaatcctcgtttttcctttcctttcctgTTTCGTTCAAGAAGCTCTGCAGCAACAACGAAGAAGGaggacaaggagaaggagattcAAAACAACAAGGACAAGAATGGCTGTTGTTGCCGCCGCACCGGGCGGCGATTCACTGAGCGCGAGAGCAGCCACCATGAGAGAGTCACTGCAAAAGAGCCAGACCATCACTGACAGCGTCGTCTCAATTCTTGGCTCCTTTGACCACCGCCTCTCCGCCCTCGAAACCGCCATGCGTCCTACCCAGGTCAGTCCCACCctctcaccttcttcttcttcttctacctttggttttctttttcaagtTCGGATCGCAGCTTTTGAGTTTGACTTGGCCTTTACTTTCCTCACACAAGagtagcatatatatatatatatgtttttgttcttttatttttctcagtAACCAAACGGTGGATCTCTCAGATTTTGACTTGGTTTCATATGCTTGATCTTAAGTTTGTGTTTAATTATTTGGGCTGGCTTGTCTGAATTTTGGATTGTGCAGATTAGGACGCATTCTATTCGGAAAGCTCATGAGAACATTGACAAGACCTTGAAGGCTGCTGAGGTTATATTGGCGCAATTCGATCTTTCTCGTCAGGTATATTTTCATTCCTAAGCTTAATTTGTAACAACATATATACAGTAATTGTTAGTCAGATCAGCCAATACCTCTCAACTTGTTTAATTTTAACTAGACTCGACTTTATATCGAATGAGTGTAAACCAAATCTTTTTTTCTTGTAAGAAATGGTATCTGTACACCGTGCGCTTAACTTCCTTCGTATTTCTTGGATTTTATTGTTGACGTTTGATTTTTTGCAATTGCACCTGTTACAATGAATGCGCCTAGTTTGTTCGTGCAGGGTTTTGGGGTGCTTTCATAGGACATGAGCATTGTTCACTTTCTGGTCCCATTTGGGCAGGATGATTTGTAGGAAAGgaattcgatttttgagaatgtGACTAAATTAGGCAGAAAAACTATGCAAAACCCTGGATACGTTGCACTTCAAGTGGGATTTGAAATTACTAGTCCAtgcactttttctttttattttcgtgTAAATGTGCTGTTAATAATTTACTCAAGCAATTTAACTATGTAAAATTACCAGCAAGTTACAACAGGTAGACATGTAATTTTTTTGCTTTGGTGAATGTTTGGGATGCAGTCATGAAGCCTAGGCACTAACCTAGACCATATGTCGGTATAGTTGTCCACACTTCATAGCTTGCAAGAGA encodes the following:
- the LOC126610100 gene encoding (+)-neomenthol dehydrogenase-like isoform X1, whose translation is MAVDRHRRRWWSEDTVAIVTGANKGIGFAVVKRLAELGVTVILTARDKERGCKAVAALRAQGLHNVTFSCLDVSDPSSIKSFTSWFKKSYAVLDILVNNAAVSFNDINENSVEHAETVMKTNFYGPKLLTDALLPMFHHSTSSVGRILNVSSRLGSLNKLRNPSTKRVLESETLSENDIEGVVSLFLEDVKSGRWKSQGWPEVWTDYAVSKLALNSYTRVLAKRYEGRGLSVNSFCPGFTQTSMTRCKGDHTADDAASAGSRLALLPPEEIPTGKFFLWWEGVEQWVFLFGIKLKNFVGQWRCKPLQSSRAVLATLLHTIKTGLEFVVDAICLVLEVETNSLRVEAGMH
- the LOC126610100 gene encoding (+)-neomenthol dehydrogenase-like isoform X3, coding for MSPILLLSNLSLHGSKKAMQYWIFFTSSVGRILNVSSRLGSLNKLRNPSTKRVLESETLSENDIEGVVSLFLEDVKSGRWKSQGWPEVWTDYAVSKLALNSYTRVLAKRYEGRGLSVNSFCPGFTQTSMTRCKGDHTADDAASAGSRLALLPPEEIPTGKFFLWWEGVEQWVFLFGIKLKNFVGQWRCKPLQSSRAVLATLLHTIKTGLEFVVDAICLVLEVETNSLRVEAGMH
- the LOC126610100 gene encoding (+)-neomenthol dehydrogenase-like isoform X2, translating into MAVDRHRRRWWSEDTVAIVTGANKGIGFAVVKRLAELGVTVILTARDKERGCKAVAALRAQGLHNVTFSCLDVSDPSSIKSFTSWFKKSYAVLDILVNNAAVSFNDINENSVEHAETVMKTNFYGPKLLTDALLPMFHHSTSSVGRILNVSSRLGSLNKLRNPSTKRVLESETLSENDIEGVVSLFLEDVKSGRWKSQGWPEVWTDYAVSKLALNSYTRVLAKRYEGRGLSVNSFCPGFTQTSMTRCKGDHTADDAASAGSRLALLPPEEIPTGKFFLWVSTSSRNVIPSKL
- the LOC126610100 gene encoding (+)-neomenthol dehydrogenase-like isoform X4, whose translation is MESKEATFSCHSPSLSPTPTTRRWWSEDTVAIVTGANKGIGFAVVKRLAELGVTVILTARDKERGCKAVAALRAQGLHNVTFSCLDVSDPSSIKSFTSWFKKSYAVLDILVNNAAVSFNDINENSVEHAETVMKTNFYGPKLLTDALLPMFHHSTSSVGRILNVSSRLGSLNKLRNPSTKRVLESETLSENDIEGVVSLFLEDVKSGRWKSQGWPEVWTDYAVSKLALNSYTRVLAKRYEGRGLSVNSFCPGFTQTSMTRCKGDHTADDAASAGSRLALLPPEEIPTGKFFLWVSTSSRNVIPSKL